A window of Toxotes jaculatrix isolate fToxJac2 chromosome 11, fToxJac2.pri, whole genome shotgun sequence genomic DNA:
GCCCAGTAAGTGGGGCCTGGTGATGGACAGGTTGCTGGTTCTCTCCAGAAGATTCTCTGACATTCTGACCAAAGTTCAGGTGTTTCTCTGGAGGCTCCTGGAGCTCCACATCCTCAAGATGGTGGCGTTCTTCTCTGTGTGGGTGGCGCTTGAAGAGGTAAAGTTGAATGACTTATTTAAGgcatcattcattcatcatttggATCTTGTGAAAATGAATGGGCCGCATGTCACACACTGTATGGGAGCACTTATGATCTAAACGTCATCCTCTTTCTTGTTGGTTAACAGCCGTCTGTGATGAACCTGGTCCTGGTGGTTTTGTGGTCTCTGGCGATGCCCTACAGTCGCTTCAGGCCCAtggcttcctgtctgtctaCAGTGTGGGTGTGCGTCATCATCGTGTGCAAGATGCTGTACCAGCTCAGCGTTGTCAACCCTGTTGAGTACTCCAGGAACTGCAGCCTGGTAAGACacgtatgaacacacacactgcaggaaaTGGATCTGTGACCTGGTTAGTTGGCCTTCCTGTCTGTTACAGTATCacactgtcaaaatgtcaaaaatggaCTCTTTAACACATAAAAACCACTTTGCCTTCTTTATAAACTGTTGGTTAGTTGTGTCAGTAACACTGCAGGCTATTTAATAAACACATCATATATTGTTATGTAAAATCTTAGTGTCGTACAGTGGTAATTTCACTGTTGACCATAGCTATATTTAAAACATCTGCACCGGTCTGACTCAGACAGAGATTATCACAGACTGTAGTGCTGCTCACCGGGGGCTATGAATAGCCTGGTTGTTTCTCTGACTCCTTCACCAGAGCAGCATTGTTACTCACTGATGGGTTCAGAGATTTGGGCAGTGATTCAGGAGTTTGGTACCAGACATTTAGCTTATTCCTCCAACGTATGACCGGGGTCATGAACTCAGTGGAGGGGGagtatctgtgtctctgtctctcaaagACAAAAACTTCATTAGAACAATTATTAGGAACTTTTGTGTGAGTTTGTATGAGGCCTTAGTTTCTCCTGCAGTGAAACTAAtagctgctgaacacacacacgcactacGATAATCTTTTGATCTAACCTCACTGTGTCTGCAATTAAGGTTGTTTACAAGGCAGcttgctgagttttttttccaggctcATGCTGAAGCAGGTTTTACTCTCTCCAGATTTTCTTAGAGGAACATTTCTTCTAAAGATGGAAAGTTTAATGTGCCATCAGTAACAGATACTGAGAAAATTACACCACTCAAACATGAAGGAATAGTAGgagacactgactgactgatgattCCCAGTTTGAATTTTACATTGTTGATGTTATCTGCTGTATATGTCTGAGTTTTGGCAGGAAAGTCAGCTCAGAACCAGATACAATCTTAGCCTGTGTTACACTCACTAAACCTGActgcttcttctccctctcccttgtTTTTGTCCCATGAGCTGAGACAGCTGGCGTTATTGTAGAGTAACTTGACCCGACACAATAATAACATGCTCCAGTGGGACTTTGGGGTGCTAAGGCGTTGATAATCGCACCTTatgaatttgtttgtttcctcttttcctcacaGCCTTTAACGAATAAAACCAACCTGTTACCAGAGGAGATGATGAACTCCTCTCTGTATAAGGAGCCAGTGGATCCAGCCAACTGGTTTGGCATCAGGAAAGATGCCACTGTGCTAGGATACAGCAAGGTATATTCATCATGATGCCTTTAAAATAACTGCATCAACTTTTGTTTAACAGTTGTCAGTTACAGATTTAAGTCGTCTTCGACTCCACCactaaaacttttcttttcctcagtgTGTTGAATCTGCTGATCCTGTATCGTACTTTGGTTTTCAAACGTTTCTTGGCAGAACCACCTGATAGTGCTGATGCTGTTGGTGTTTGAGGCGACGGTGTATCGTCACCAGGCTCACCACTACCGTCAGCTCCAACGATCTCCGCCCAccatcccctctctcttcccttccgCCACCAGGAGGACTCTAGACAAAGGTCTCGTTCCCTGCTTCAAGTACCTGCTGAACTACACCTTCTACAAGTTTGGATTGGAGGTGGGGTAGAAACATCTCTTCATGGCTGAACCAGTGCTTTTTGGAGCAGGAAATAATCattttagaaaattaaaatgaacattttactTTTAAGAAGAGAACTGTTAGATGATTTTTCAAAAGAAGACAAGACATTTAtgagtttctctctgtctaCCCTCTTTTTAAAAGATCTGTTTCCTGATGACGGTGAATGTGATTGGCCAGCGGATGAACTTCCTGGTGATCATCCATGGCTGTTGGCTGGTAGCCATCTTGGTGAAGCGGCGGCGGGCAGCGATCGCCAGGATCTGGCCCAAATATTGTCTCTTCCTGTCCATCTTCATGATCTACCAGTATCTCCTGTGTGTGGGCATACCACCTGCTCTCTGTATAGGTGAGTCCTGATATGATGTGTACATGGTGGACATACATATACCTACCTGCCTGTACATGTCTGtatttcctgtgtgtctgtcgtCCTGCAGACTACCCATGGCGGTGGAACACTCCGGTGTTGATGAACTCAGCTCTCATTAAATGGATCTATCTGCCCGACTTCTACACTGTGCCTAACTCCAAAAACCTCATaggtcagtttgtctgtttgtgcatctgtgccactgttcattcattcattcattcattcattcaatcaaCTCAAAGTAGAAGTGGAGAGTATGACATGACTATAGGATGAGTAATTTAACCCATCCTATAATGCAGTAGTCAGTGTTCCAGGCctgtgatggtggtgatgatgatgatgatgatgatgatgatgatgatgttgatggtgatgatgatgatgatgatgtgttgcGTTGTCGTCCATAGCGGACTTCATGCTGCTGATGTGTGCGTCCCAGCAGTGGAAGGTGTTTGAGTGTGAGCACACGGAGGAGTGGATGGTTCTGGCCGGAGAGAACACGGACGACCCTGAACCGATGGAAGGTCAGCTGTTCAACCCTGCGCCCAACTTCATCAACTGCAGGTAAGTGCAGCACGTGACTGTCTGTTATACAGGCAGGCatacaggcagacagacagacagacagacagacagacagacagacagacagacagacaggcagacagacagacagacagacagacagacagacagacagacagacagacaggcagacagacagacagacagatagctGACCCTGCTGGCAACTTGGTTGAATTGTGATTATAAGAAACTCATCATGACGAGCAGCTAAATGGTCCATGTTTGGACATGAAGTATTTCTCTCCTCGTCCTCTTCCAGGAGTTACCTGGACATGGCTAAAGTGTTGGTGTTTCGTCACCTCTTCTGGTTTGTGCTGTCAGTGGTCTTCATCACTGGGGCCACCAGGATCTCTGTGTTTGGACTGGGCTACCTGCTGGCCTGCttcttttttctgctgtttggaaCCCGGCTGTTGGTCAAACCCTCCAGGACCCGGCTCGTCCTGTGGGACTGTCTCATCATCTACAACGTGGCCGTCATTATATCGAAAAATATGTTATCGGTAAGTATAAAGCTCGTGAGTGAGCACCTTTGAGCTCCACCTGCTGATTTGATTCATGGGTGACGGAACTCTCAGGCTTAGGACGCTCTGAGATTATCGAATGACTTTGTTTTggagtttcaaaataaatcagtaaacTTTGTAAACAGTGGCCTGACCTGGAAacgctgaatgtgtgtgttcccctgtgcgtttgtgtttcagatcctggcgtgtgtgtttgtgtttgagatgCAGAAGGGCTTCTGCTGGGTGATTCAGCTCTTCAGCCTGGTGTGCACAGTCAAAGGATATTATGACCGTAAGGGCTTTAATAACAACAGTGTCAGatggatgtgtgttttgttttttgtttttttttaaataacagaacGTGTCATTGCATGGTTTTGTTTCCTGGCAGCCAAAGCGGTGAGTGACAGGACCTGCAGCCTCCCCGTAGAGGAGGCCGGGATCATCTGGGACGgcatctgttttctctgcctgttgCTGCAGAGGAGGGTCTTCCTCAGTTTCTACTTCCTGCACGtgacagcagagctgcaggctTCTGCCAAACAGGCATCAAGGTAATGCACAGTGTGCCAGTGAGGGCAGGACTAGGTTTGTAATGAAACTAGTAATGTAATATGTAGAACAGGTTCTGGCCCCTTTGATACATACAGACACTCTCAGTTTGTTAATTGAAATGAAGCTGCTGTGGACAGTAGCTCCCCAGTTTACTAGCTGATAAATGCAGTGACCACTGTTTCTTCCTTCCAGGGGGTTTGAGCTCTTCAGAGCCAGCATCGTGAAGAACATTAGGTTCCACCAACAAGCTGAGCAGAAGTCTCTGTCCCAGCTCAAGAGATCGTAAGTGCTCACAGTACAGTAAATGCAGCTGATCACGTCTCAGTATAGCATAGGCCAAAAATCTATATTAGCTCACAGCAAGTATCATGACCTGGCTCCTGAAGTTGAAATTAAATTACTATTCTTCTGTCTTGTCTACTAAACgttcctgtcctctcctctcctctcaggatGCAGAGAATTCGCTCCAAGCAGCAGAAGTACAGAGACGGACACAAAACAAGTGAAGACTCCTCCGAGAGTCAGACTGCTGGTAGGGCTCACTGGTTTCACTGGTTAACTGGGAAAATATTCAGCAAACCCTTGGGGTCTGATCTGCGTTATTTGACGTGAGCAGTGACGTCCATCATTCGCCAGGTTTCATTTTCTGGGGTTGTAAAAGTGGTGATGTCAGTCCGCTGGTCTGTCCACAGGGTCTCACAGggaatattgtactttttacagctgtagtttctttttcttttctgtgtctgaTCTGAAAACGTGAAAATACCCAAACCTGGAGATACAAATATTTCACATGACAGTAAAAGTAAAGCGTGCTGTTCTTCACATATAGAACCACTCCCTGTTACTCATACACTGCCCACAGTCATTATATCATCACCTTGTGAAGAATTTTACAGGCAGAATTCCATGAAATCCTCTGAGTACATTCATGTGTTCATAAAGAGGGACTCATTTAACTTTGATGACCCCGTGACCTGTATTTTAGCACCACCCTCAggttacattttaaattacactATTAGtaagagtaaaagaaaaagctacCACTACATGTGTCCCCGTGCATCGTGTCCTCCAAACCAAACCTTCCCTCGTTTCCTCCCAGAGACCCAGACAGACAAGAAGAAATCCAGGAAGAAAAAGTGGTACCAGCCGTGGTTGGACCACGCTAcaggtatgaacacacacacacacacacactccattatAGTGAGGCAGAGGTTGGTTGTAATGTGTGATCTTTTCCTGCTCACAGTGCTCCACTCAGGTGAGTACTACCTGTTTGAATCagacagtgaggatgaagaggagctgCAGTCTGAAGAACAGAAGCCTCAGAAACAAACCGCCTGTCAGGTCAGACACACGAGTGATTCACATTATATTCTTTCTTCTTTATAGTATATCCATTACAATTTTTATAAGACTTTTATATTAATGTATTTGATTTCATCCATGTTAAGTTACAGTTGACTCATCATCTATATTATAGAGCTGCAGGACAATATATAATATCTGATTTTAACCTGATGACTCATTTCATATTATGCATATAGTTGCTGCTGTCTTATTCAAATATTTTGCCACAGTTACAGtttctgattgtttgtttttcccttctCAGCTGGCGTACCAGGCGTGGGTCAGCAGTGTGAAAACAGCTCTCAGAGAACGCCAGAGACGCCAGCGACAGttgaggaggatggagaaaaaaaagaaggagggagaaggaaaagTGGAGTCGCAGCAGGAGGCTGTCTCCATGACGGATCCAGGTTAGATTATTCTCAACATCCGACAGCTTTTGACTGTCAGAGCAGATGCTGAGACACGGTCAGGTGGAGAGCATGTGAGCTTTCCTCTGGTCTCTCTTGTATCCTGTGAGACAGTGAGCTGTGAAATGATGCTGAAGGAAGAGGAGTGGTCTCTGCATTTGACACCTGAAGTAATTACTGAGCAGGAAATGAATGCAAGTCAgtgtaaccctaaccctctgtttttgtgttgtgttgttgtgttgttgtgttgtgtaggTTATAGAGAAAATGATGTGTTTGAGGACCCTGTCATtcaggaggaagtggaggaggaggagaaggagcaggagtCTGGTAGGTCCATGCTGTCTTTGCTTCCTCCACCTTTCACCATGACAGCATGCTGCTGCGTCTGCCCCATAgcgtgttgtgtatgtgttccaTCTATAGATTGAGTTTTATTAGAGCTCTGCCCCCCcccggtctgtgtgtgtgctgcaggtcaCGGTGAGATGGTCCAGAGGATCTTGGACATCCTGCGTTTCTTATGGGCCATAGTTTTGGCCATGGTGGACGGACTGACCCAGTGGCTCAACCTGCTGACTAAACAGTACAGAGAGACGTCGACTGTTCTGTGCAACGAGCGCTACTTCATCATACACAAGATACAGCAGGTGAACACAACAAGCAAAAGTCGATCTTtggaactgaacacacacacacacacacacattctaacttgtgtgtgtgtccttctgaTTAGCAGCATCACACAACAGCAGACTCCACAGACGACCAGTTGTCTCAGGGCAGTGAAAGTCCCACGCTGGAGACCTGTTTAGATGAGACGGATGCAGAAACGTCCACCAGGTACAGGTTAGTGTGGAAAACTAAAATGCAGAAACACATCAAGCTGTGGATGAGGTTCTGAACCCTGATCAGCATCACATAGCTTTAGGTGGGATACATGGGGCTGTGTTTGTGGGCAATGTTATGACATTTTCTGAGCATGTTCATAAAGGATGGGCATTAGATTTCAAGTCTCGCTCTGGATAATACACAAATCCACTTTTCAAAATCAGTTTCTCAGTCTTAACGTGTGTTTGAATCACTCTCTCAGCTGCCTGGAGGTGGATTCCAGGGCTGGTACAGGCCGGTCTACACCCAGGCCGAGGCTCAacagcactgggaacctcttgAGTCCCGAACCCCCATCCAGCAGCATGGAGCTGTTGCCGGAACCATCCAGGCAACCACACAGACACTCCAGAACAGCCAGTGAGCTGCTGGGAGACAGGTAGATACTGTGGACACTCGTGACTGGAGACATCCACAGTTACAGTCCTTACTGGTTTCAGTTGACTGGTCCTTCTTTCCCTGCAGGCAGTTCTTCATTGAGGAGCTGGAGCACAGCAGAGAGTTCTACGACAACCAGAACCGTCccctgaagctgctgtttgccATGTACAACCTGCTGGCAGCAAACTCTGAGCTCGTCTGCTATTTCATCATAGTGTTAAACAATGTGGTCAGCGCCTCTGTGATATCCCTGGTCCTGCCCATACTGGTGTTCCTCTGGGCTATGTTGGCTGTTCCAAGACCTACCAAGAAGTTCTGGATGACTGCTATAGTCTACACGGAGGTATGAACACTGAGCAGACACACCTTTCAGAGGTATTTACTGCTGACTGATGTGATGGGGGGGTCAacgtgtgtgctgctctgcctcttcccaggtgatggtggtggtgaaatACCTGTTCCAGTTTGGATTCTTTCCCTGGAACAGCGTTTACGAGATGACGCTAAATGAAGACAAGCCTTTCTTCCCGCCTCGCATCCTGGGCCTGGAGAAGACTGACAACTACATCAGATACgatctgctccagctgctggcTCTGTTCTTCCACAGATCCCTGCTCATGGTCAGTTAATATTTACAGTGATTACTGGTCAGACTCCATGTCTGCCTGAGTTTTTGAGAAAAATATAAACTCAAACCAATAAATGAATATCCCTACTGTCCCTACATTTATCACAGGGTAAAGCTAGTTAGCCCTAAGTGTTGTGTCACAGTGtgataatgaaaatcatttctaatgtttgtgtgtgtgtatatgcagcGTTATGGTTTGTGGGACCATGAGGGCCCCCTGGAGGAGCAGAGCCCCACACCAGAAAGTTGTAAGGATGAAGGAAAAACTACAGAAGGAGATGAAGATggaaggaggcaggaggagggaggaggaggaggaggaggaggagaagagaaggagggcaGAGTTAGTTCAGCATCCACCCTCGACAACCTGCGAGTGATTGAACTGGATCAGCTTGAGAAGGTTGGTGCAACTGTCCAAGACTTTTTGAAGAATTTCTACTTACTTTTTAGTTCACTTCATTCCTAGTTTTAAAAATCTATTGTTTATGAATGTAGGATAACGTGGACCATGTTGAACCGAGTgccagctctgctgctgctacccCACAACCCCCCGCAGCTGAACCAGCAGCCACTGGGTCAGAAGATGGACAGGACACGTTGAATTCTCCCAGCAGGCCGATGGAAGATAAGACGGAGGGGGACAGTGAGCGGGTGATAGAAGAAGCCccgaagaaaagcagcagcatccGCTTCCGCAGGAAACCTAAACAACCCAAACAGAAGCGCGGCAAAGGTTTGcggcttcttcttctctgatgtCTGAATGATGAACACTTCAGTGCACTGTTAACTTTGGGCTCTGTGGGGACAGACTGTTGCTGGGGTAGACTGTTGCCCCAGTTCATCCTATGAACTGGGGCAACACCTTCACAGCTGGAAGCTTCACAGCTGAGTGTACCCCTTGTCCCTTGGTTCTAGGTGTACCGGTTCCAGTGGAGCCCACAGATGAGGCTACAGATCCCAGTAAAGAaccagtgaagaagaagcagaaaggcaggaggagagaggcagccAGTCAGAGACTGCTGGCCGTGGGACGCAAGATAAAACATGTCTTCATCTCTGGGTGAGAAGGacatattcaaaaaaaaaaaaaaagtagattaATACAAGTAactttgctgcagtgtgtgagtgatgCATCACTGAAGTGtcactggttttattttatttattttttcattcatacaGTGGTTTAATGTGTGCCGCTTCCCTCTGCAGGATTCAGAGTGTTTACAGGCCGACTCAGGGTTTCTTCAGGGATATTCTCCACGCTGAGTATCGGGCTGCCACCGACGTCTACGCACTCATGTTCCTGACTGATGTCATCGACTTCATCATCgtcatctttgggttttgggctTTTGGGGTAAGAGATGGATGGAAGCTGCAGTGTCATTGTTAAAGGATCAGTTATTACACACTGACTTTTGAAACAGGAACTAcaatgagaagaaatcaaattTTAGGAGTAAAACAAAGATTAAAACTAACATGACATGAGGTCATctatacacacagatgcagatcaCTGTGTATCACTTAATGTTACGCACAGGAAGCATGTCACTACATCACTTTCAGCATATCCTGAAACATACACGTGACAAATATAAGAAGACATTTCATATTGAAAACCTAATATTTGAATCCGCTGATAGAGAAAATCCCTCATGACTTTGCATCTGTCTCCCTCAGAAACACAGCGCAGCAGCTGACATAGCCTCCACCCTGTCAGAGGACCAGGTTCCCGAGGCCTTCCTGGTGATGCTGCTCATCCAGTTCAGCACCATGATCATTGACAGAGCCTTGTACCTGCGGAAGGCTGTTTTGGGAAAACTCATCTTCCAGGTTTGGTCCATTTATTCAGATTAGTAGAATATATATGGATCGATCTGCATGGGATCTGCATGGATCTCTGAGTCAGGTAAAATTAGCGCCTAAACAGGGGGACTAATGTTAGAAAAGAACACTAGGTAACTTTCGGACAGGCCCCTGAGTGGCCTTTCGGATGATATGTTTATAGTTGACCTGctcttcatttttaaaattgatcTGTTCATGTGCTTCATGTGAGTTTTAAATACTTGATCATCACACCCTTCCTTCCACTTTTCCCCTCCAGGTGATCCTTGTGTTTGGGATCCACCTGTGGATGTTCTTCATCCTGCCTGCAGTCACTGAAAGGTGAAGTTAAATcaaatttattaaattattaattcacCAGTGGACAAAAGTTGATCTGTCTTGTGAACATATTGAAGTTTAATCGTTctcatctctccttctccttgttTAGGAAGTTCAATCAGAACTTTGTGGCCCAGCTCTGGTACTTTGTCAAGTGCATTTACTTTGGCCTGTCAGCCTATCAGATCCGCTGCGGGTATCCCACTCGTATCCTTGGCAACTTCCTCACCAAGAAATACAACCACCTCAACCTGTTTCTCTTCCAAGGGTACGGACACAAAGCTTTGTCCTGTTTAGTAGAATGAACGTTTCAAGATCAAAAATTTATTCAAGTTGCCATgtgcgtatatgtgtgtgtgtgtaggtttcgTCTGGTGCCGTTCCTGGTGGAGCTGCGAGCGGTGATGGACTGGGTTTGGACTGACacgactctgtctctgtcaaacTGGATGTGCGTGGAGGACATTTACGCCAACATCTTCATCATTAAATGCAGCCGCGAGACAGAAAAGGTATGAGGTGTATGAGCACAGCGATGTGACAGCAGAACACGTCTTAAAAAAAGGGAAGTCCCTAGGTGGTATCCTTTCCAGGACCCCAGCCTGAGACTTCAAACAACAGTCCCTCACCCCAAAATGTACATAGAAGTAACCGTCTGGTTCTTAGGGGAGATCTCCAACATAGCAGCAGTGCTGAACTTGTCAATCCATCCAGGGTGTGGCCCCTCACCAGGGACCAAGAAAATACTGAATGCTTTGCAGAAgttccaaaaaataaaataaaaaaagaatcttttctttcctcagaAATACCCACAGCCTAAagggcagaagaagaa
This region includes:
- the piezo1 gene encoding piezo-type mechanosensitive ion channel component 1 isoform X3, which codes for MDLQVIVWLFYCFLLPIVLLTACLFRYNLLSLVYFLYLLLLPWFLCPNKHTIRGHTGRFIRAVFCTSLLFLLAHICFQTVLYTHPPLSLALGDNCSQWDTITRHIGVSRLPLDDAWSVLRLLCPDLGVCVVSLVTVVLCSKLVRNREMVAAANITSLEDDPTHKTSDDVEEEEEEEEEEEEEEASGDEGDEERSLPGDPDEEVSTATRAKQLAERLKATARKVLRDLGRIVAIGLLALAGITLPSAFSAFYFLLFIGVSTWWAYHLPISHLGFNALCVMVGCFTAGHMVCLYLYQSLLAQALFPPHSLWARLFGLKDIIIPGNCSLPYDLNLNANHDWPVYVNPGILFLLYITIASVLKSGCHSTPNQAEEEQKQEKREEVKQEMVELKSWNQQKENYEDDTELMLLSVGTGSSRGGTVAGESHTDLGVSGVSSGKQSESPFFMLGRVVMQQSYVCALIAMMVWSITYHSWLTFVLLLWACLIWILRARRHAATLCSPFILLYGLALCCLQYVWAMELQPELPKTVGTMSLRQLGLDRAQYPCLRLGAMLLFTLTFWLLVRQSVKENFSRKKKMATPLQEVTTGEGSGNESVLKVLGGMVMSCYAKYWIYVCGGMFIMVSFAGKLVGYKIIYMLLFLLCLCLYQVYYALWRRLLKLFWWLVVAYTMLVLISIYTYQFEDFPRYWRNFTGFTEEQLAAIGLETFALSELFTSILIPGFFLLACILQLHYFHKPFMRITNLEHVTPIHKQSASRKKSSQRTEQVVTGNVDFEEEDLVTNTDEESEDEVELMPSKWGLVMDRLLVLSRRFSDILTKVQVFLWRLLELHILKMVAFFSVWVALEEPSVMNLVLVVLWSLAMPYSRFRPMASCLSTVWVCVIIVCKMLYQLSVVNPVEYSRNCSLPLTNKTNLLPEEMMNSSLYKEPVDPANWFGIRKDATVLGYSKNHLIVLMLLVFEATVYRHQAHHYRQLQRSPPTIPSLFPSATRRTLDKGLVPCFKYLLNYTFYKFGLEICFLMTVNVIGQRMNFLVIIHGCWLVAILVKRRRAAIARIWPKYCLFLSIFMIYQYLLCVGIPPALCIDYPWRWNTPVLMNSALIKWIYLPDFYTVPNSKNLIADFMLLMCASQQWKVFECEHTEEWMVLAGENTDDPEPMEGQLFNPAPNFINCRSYLDMAKVLVFRHLFWFVLSVVFITGATRISVFGLGYLLACFFFLLFGTRLLVKPSRTRLVLWDCLIIYNVAVIISKNMLSILACVFVFEMQKGFCWVIQLFSLVCTVKGYYDPKAVSDRTCSLPVEEAGIIWDGICFLCLLLQRRVFLSFYFLHVTAELQASAKQASRGFELFRASIVKNIRFHQQAEQKSLSQLKRSMQRIRSKQQKYRDGHKTSEDSSESQTAETQTDKKKSRKKKWYQPWLDHATVLHSGEYYLFESDSEDEEELQSEEQKPQKQTACQLAYQAWVSSVKTALRERQRRQRQLRRMEKKKKEGEGKVESQQEAVSMTDPGYRENDVFEDPVIQEEVEEEEKEQESGHGEMVQRILDILRFLWAIVLAMVDGLTQWLNLLTKQYRETSTVLCNERYFIIHKIQQQHHTTADSTDDQLSQGSESPTLETCLDETDAETSTRYSCLEVDSRAGTGRSTPRPRLNSTGNLLSPEPPSSSMELLPEPSRQPHRHSRTASELLGDRQFFIEELEHSREFYDNQNRPLKLLFAMYNLLAANSELVCYFIIVLNNVVSASVISLVLPILVFLWAMLAVPRPTKKFWMTAIVYTEVMVVVKYLFQFGFFPWNSVYEMTLNEDKPFFPPRILGLEKTDNYIRYDLLQLLALFFHRSLLMRYGLWDHEGPLEEQSPTPESCKDEGKTTEGDEDGRRQEEGGGGGGGGEEKEGRVSSASTLDNLRVIELDQLEKDNVDHVEPSASSAAATPQPPAAEPAATGSEDGQDTLNSPSRPMEDKTEGDSERVIEEAPKKSSSIRFRRKPKQPKQKRGKGVPVPVEPTDEATDPSKEPVKKKQKGRRREAASQRLLAVGRKIKHVFISGIQSVYRPTQGFFRDILHAEYRAATDVYALMFLTDVIDFIIVIFGFWAFGKHSAAADIASTLSEDQVPEAFLVMLLIQFSTMIIDRALYLRKAVLGKLIFQVILVFGIHLWMFFILPAVTERKFNQNFVAQLWYFVKCIYFGLSAYQIRCGYPTRILGNFLTKKYNHLNLFLFQGFRLVPFLVELRAVMDWVWTDTTLSLSNWMCVEDIYANIFIIKCSRETEKKYPQPKGQKKKKIVKYGMGGLIIFFLICIIWFPLLFISLVRSVVGVVNHPIDVTVTVKLGGYEPLFTMSVQQQSIQPFTQDEYEDLTKTFGDNAVAMQFITLYSYDDIVTAMIEGSSGSVWRISPPSRNEVIRELLESPVDLTLRLAWTFQRDLGKGGTVEHTFDKYSLDLEPGSPVRADLALLLLGNRTEPVLVPHIFPNYIRAPNGAEAKPVSQLYKDDEQGYLNITLSLESDRSRNDSRNQEWWDIAIAGCTSSSCGVLPMVIFNDKVSPPSLGFLAGYGIMGLYVSVVLVIGKFVRGFFSEISHSIMFEELPCVDRILKLCTDIFLVRETGELELEEELYSKLIFLYRSPETMIKWTRDIHNQDQDRH